Proteins encoded in a region of the Cheilinus undulatus linkage group 8, ASM1832078v1, whole genome shotgun sequence genome:
- the LOC121512980 gene encoding glycogen synthase kinase binding protein, protein MPCRKENYIFLEQSVTVDSKEVDALVTKIGEALQLHNNSGGHQKTVSVSMSCLHGLTGGTNTGVKPAGGTGASAQTRSGCCMRLRSKGHRGSSRASPYNIPGSNGEQDWDQIKPWNKKRITVEEDDPHRLLQELILSGNLIKEAVRRLQFSAADCGDFPKAADNVPC, encoded by the coding sequence ATGCCGTGTCGGAAAGAGAACTACATCTTTCTGGAACAGTCCGTCACCGTCGACTCCAAAGAAGTAGACGCGCTGGTGACGAAAATCGGCGAGGCGCTGCAGCTCCACAACAACAGCGGCGGCCATCAGAAGACCGTGTCCGTGTCAATGTCGTGTCTGCACGGGCTCACCGGCGGCACAAACACCGGGGTCAAACCGGCCGGCGGCACTGGAGCTTCGGCGCAGACGCGGAGCGGCTGCTGCATGCGGCTCAGGAGCAAAGGACACCGGGGGAGCAGCAGGGCGAGCCCGTATAACATACCCGGGTCTAACGGTGAGCAGGACTGGGACCAAATCAAACCGTGGAACAAAAAGAGAATCACCGTAGAGGAGGATGACCCACACCGCCTCCTTCAGGAACTAATTTTATCCGGGAACCTGATTAAAGAGGCCGTGAGGAGGCTGCAGTTCTCCGCCGCAGACTGTGGAGATTTCCCCAAGGCGGCAGACAACGTGCCGTGCTGA